The following coding sequences are from one Candidatus Binataceae bacterium window:
- the ruvA gene encoding Holliday junction branch migration protein RuvA produces the protein MIASLSGRLRERQAGRAVVETAGVGYEVFIPLSTYYRLPAPGAPVALDVRMVVREESLTLYGFSTAAEKQAFDLLMLVQHVGPKLALAILSVLSPDELVSAIAHEDVERLDAVPGVGAKVAERVVRELRDKIGELRTAAAERIEQANGAADGRAAGASEIDDAVSALVNLGYKPVEARRAVDAAARAAGDAPRALEAIIRESLAILLGER, from the coding sequence ATGATCGCGAGCCTGAGCGGCCGGCTTAGGGAGCGCCAGGCGGGCAGAGCGGTGGTCGAAACCGCGGGTGTCGGCTACGAGGTCTTCATCCCGCTGTCGACCTACTACCGGCTGCCCGCGCCGGGCGCGCCCGTCGCGCTGGACGTGCGGATGGTGGTGCGCGAGGAGTCGCTAACCCTCTACGGCTTTTCCACCGCGGCCGAGAAGCAGGCCTTCGACCTGCTGATGCTGGTGCAGCACGTCGGGCCCAAGCTGGCGCTTGCTATCCTGTCGGTGCTCTCGCCCGACGAGCTGGTCAGTGCGATCGCACACGAGGACGTCGAGCGGCTCGACGCCGTGCCGGGGGTCGGCGCCAAGGTCGCTGAGCGCGTGGTGCGCGAGCTGCGCGACAAGATCGGCGAGCTGAGGACGGCCGCCGCAGAGCGAATCGAGCAGGCTAATGGCGCCGCCGATGGCCGGGCGGCGGGGGCGAGCGAGATCGACGACGCCGTCTCGGCGCTGGTCAATCTCGGCTACAAGCCCGTCGAGGCGCGCCGCGCGGTGGACGCCGCGGCACGCGCGGCCGGCGACGCGCCGCGCGCACTGGAAGCGATTATCCGCGAGTCGCTCGCGATATTGCTGGGTGAAAGGTAA
- the ruvC gene encoding crossover junction endodeoxyribonuclease RuvC produces MRVIGVDPGNVATGFGVIEGVPSKPVHIAAGTIRPPTALRGGPRLKSIHDRLLGLIDEYAPAAMSLERSFVAANVQSAFRLGEARAVAMLAAAERGLALYEYTPNDVKVTVAGYGHADKAQIGYMVRRTLALGDGVELDADAADALAIALCHLYRAPAQLMAAAAQASSRRRRALAGGAR; encoded by the coding sequence ATGCGGGTGATAGGGGTGGACCCGGGCAACGTGGCTACCGGGTTCGGCGTGATCGAGGGCGTCCCCTCGAAACCCGTGCATATCGCGGCGGGCACGATTCGCCCGCCGACGGCGCTGCGCGGCGGCCCGCGGCTCAAATCGATTCACGACCGCCTGCTCGGGCTCATCGACGAGTACGCGCCGGCCGCGATGAGCCTGGAACGCAGTTTCGTCGCCGCCAACGTGCAGAGCGCCTTTCGCCTCGGCGAGGCGCGCGCGGTCGCGATGCTCGCGGCGGCGGAGCGCGGGCTGGCGCTTTACGAATACACTCCCAACGACGTCAAGGTGACCGTCGCCGGCTACGGCCACGCCGACAAAGCGCAGATCGGCTACATGGTGCGGCGCACGCTTGCGCTGGGCGACGGGGTTGAGCTGGATGCCGACGCCGCCGACGCCCTGGCGATCGCGCTGTGTCATCTGTATCGCGCGCCGGCGCAACTGATGGCGGCGGCGGCGCAGGCGAGTAGCCGCCGGCGCAGGGCGCTTGCGGGAGGCGCGCGATGA
- the ruvB gene encoding Holliday junction branch migration DNA helicase RuvB: MKGKANKTGADAADAARLAAPGASDEERAIDLSLRPRALDEFVGQGRIRKVLGMSIQAARQRAEVLDHVLFSGPPGLGKTSLAHIIARELGVNVRATSGPAIERAGDLAAIVSGLEEHDVLFIDEIHRLARPVEEVLYPAMEDFELNIVVGKGMGARTMPLAVKPFTLVGATTRAGLLSSPLRDRFGQHFHLEFYSHAELTEIVTRSARLLGVRIDAEGAQEIAARSRGTPRIANRILRRVRDFAQVNEAATVTREVALGALELLEIDACGFDRMDRAILAAVIDVFDGGPVGVESLAAAVGEEPDTIEEVYEPYLLQEGFISRTARGRVATQRAYGHLGRTRRGTLL, encoded by the coding sequence GTGAAAGGTAAGGCGAACAAAACAGGGGCCGACGCCGCCGACGCCGCCCGCCTCGCCGCACCCGGCGCGAGCGACGAAGAGCGCGCAATCGACCTCTCGCTGCGCCCGCGCGCGCTCGACGAGTTCGTCGGTCAGGGGCGTATCCGCAAGGTCCTCGGGATGTCGATCCAGGCGGCGCGCCAGCGCGCAGAGGTCCTCGACCACGTCCTCTTTTCCGGCCCTCCGGGCTTGGGCAAGACCTCGCTCGCCCACATCATCGCGCGCGAGCTCGGGGTCAACGTGCGCGCGACCTCGGGCCCGGCGATCGAGCGCGCCGGCGACCTCGCCGCGATCGTCAGCGGGCTCGAGGAGCACGACGTGCTCTTTATCGACGAAATCCATCGCCTCGCCCGCCCGGTCGAGGAGGTGCTGTACCCGGCGATGGAGGACTTCGAGCTCAATATCGTGGTCGGTAAGGGGATGGGCGCGCGGACGATGCCGCTGGCGGTCAAGCCGTTCACGCTGGTCGGCGCGACCACGCGCGCCGGCCTGCTGAGCTCGCCGCTGCGCGACCGTTTCGGCCAACATTTCCATCTTGAGTTCTACAGCCACGCCGAGCTGACCGAGATCGTGACGCGCTCGGCGCGCCTGCTCGGCGTGCGAATCGACGCCGAGGGCGCGCAGGAAATCGCCGCCCGCTCGCGCGGCACGCCGCGAATTGCCAACCGTATCCTGCGGCGCGTGCGCGACTTTGCCCAGGTCAACGAGGCGGCGACGGTGACGCGCGAGGTCGCGCTCGGCGCGCTCGAACTGCTCGAGATCGACGCCTGCGGCTTCGACCGGATGGATCGTGCGATCCTGGCCGCGGTTATCGACGTCTTCGACGGCGGGCCGGTGGGTGTCGAGAGCCTGGCGGCCGCGGTCGGCGAGGAGCCCGACACGATCGAGGAGGTATACGAGCCCTACTTGCTCCAGGAGGGCTTCATCTCGCGTACCGCGCGCGGGCGCGTCGCGACCCAGCGCGCCTACGGCCATCTCGGCCGCACCCGCCGCGGCACTTTGCTCTGA
- a CDS encoding 50S ribosomal protein L11 methyltransferase, giving the protein MRTSRKQAPARGRAETQSYVRVAFTTPAAIADEAAGVLVAHGALGCAVSGDHRVVGRRTTVGLEAYFEHLSSARLRTIRRTMAAAGMLAGNDRAPRLRRVADPGWATAWKARFAPLSVGRRLLIVPPWETRAGRSVEDGCRLRVVINPGQGFGTGHHPTTYGALRALEALCAGRRFRNSLDVGTGSGILAIAMRLLGIARVTAIDIDEAALDNARENAALNSTGRTIRFSATPVARLCGRFDLVTANILSSTLAAMAAALKRLLTRDGLLVLGGILSREVPGLLASFRPELRLVARRRDRGWATLVLAR; this is encoded by the coding sequence ATGAGAACCAGCCGCAAGCAGGCGCCCGCGCGCGGGCGGGCGGAGACGCAAAGCTACGTGCGCGTCGCCTTCACGACACCGGCCGCCATTGCCGACGAGGCGGCGGGCGTGCTGGTCGCGCACGGCGCGCTCGGATGCGCGGTCAGCGGCGACCACCGCGTCGTCGGCCGCCGCACCACGGTCGGGCTGGAAGCGTACTTCGAGCACCTCAGTTCTGCGCGACTACGCACCATCCGCCGCACGATGGCGGCGGCCGGGATGCTTGCCGGAAACGATCGTGCGCCGCGTCTGCGGCGTGTTGCCGACCCCGGATGGGCAACCGCATGGAAGGCGCGCTTTGCACCGCTCAGCGTCGGCCGTCGCCTGCTCATCGTTCCGCCGTGGGAGACGCGAGCCGGCCGCAGCGTGGAAGACGGCTGCCGCCTGCGCGTCGTTATCAATCCGGGCCAGGGATTCGGCACCGGCCATCATCCGACAACCTACGGCGCGCTGCGCGCGCTGGAGGCGCTGTGCGCCGGGCGGCGCTTCAGAAACTCACTCGACGTCGGCACCGGATCCGGCATCCTCGCAATCGCGATGCGGCTGCTGGGCATCGCACGCGTCACAGCCATCGACATCGACGAAGCCGCGCTAGACAATGCGCGCGAGAACGCGGCGCTCAACTCGACGGGGCGGACGATCCGCTTTTCGGCGACGCCGGTAGCGCGCCTGTGCGGACGGTTTGATCTGGTGACGGCTAATATCCTGAGCTCGACGCTGGCCGCGATGGCGGCGGCGCTCAAACGGCTGCTGACGCGCGACGGACTCCTGGTGCTCGGCGGAATTCTCAGCCGCGAGGTGCCGGGGCTGCTCGCCAGCTTCCGCCCCGAGCTTCGGCTCGTCGCCAGGCGGCGCGATCGCGGATGGGCCACGCTGGTGCTCGCGCGATGA
- the gshB gene encoding glutathione synthase, whose protein sequence is MAYKFAFVMDPLEGVLPDKDTTFVFMLEALTRGHEIYFVALRDLFAAGHRAFARARRCEVRRATPHYRFCDDGAEYALEEFHAIFMRKDPPADADYLYATMLLSLADSRRTFVLNRPAGLREANEKLYALNFPGAIPPTLVTQDLGRLKKFMIEQGGRMIVKPLDGHGGESVFLASAEDRNLNAILEAVTRFGSRLIMAQRYLPEVRDGDKRLIALNGEPLGCTLRVPRDDENRGNIHVGGNCVRAEITARDREICRMLRPRLERDGLYFVGLDIIGNYLTEVNVTSPTGVQEIDRLDGVNLEARVIDFVEERVTALDR, encoded by the coding sequence GTGGCTTACAAATTCGCCTTTGTGATGGATCCGCTCGAGGGCGTGCTGCCTGACAAGGACACCACGTTCGTCTTCATGCTCGAGGCGCTGACGCGCGGCCACGAGATTTACTTCGTCGCCCTGCGCGACCTCTTCGCCGCCGGCCATCGCGCGTTCGCGCGGGCGCGGCGATGCGAGGTCAGGCGTGCGACGCCGCATTACCGCTTCTGCGACGACGGCGCCGAGTACGCGCTCGAGGAGTTCCACGCGATCTTCATGCGCAAGGACCCGCCGGCCGACGCCGACTACCTCTACGCGACGATGCTGCTGAGCCTCGCCGACAGTCGGCGCACCTTCGTGCTCAACCGTCCCGCGGGCCTGCGCGAGGCCAACGAGAAGCTTTACGCGCTCAACTTTCCCGGCGCGATTCCGCCCACGCTTGTCACCCAGGACCTCGGCCGGCTGAAAAAATTCATGATCGAACAGGGCGGGCGGATGATCGTCAAGCCGCTCGACGGGCACGGCGGCGAGAGTGTGTTTTTGGCCTCGGCCGAGGACCGCAACCTCAACGCCATCCTCGAGGCGGTCACCCGCTTCGGCTCGCGCCTGATCATGGCGCAGCGTTATCTGCCCGAGGTGCGCGACGGCGACAAGCGGCTGATCGCGCTCAACGGCGAGCCGCTGGGATGCACGCTGCGGGTGCCGCGCGACGACGAGAACCGCGGCAATATCCACGTCGGTGGCAACTGCGTCAGGGCCGAGATCACCGCACGCGACCGCGAGATCTGCCGAATGCTGCGGCCGCGATTGGAGCGCGATGGGCTGTACTTCGTCGGGCTCGACATCATCGGCAACTACCTCACCGAGGTCAACGTGACCTCGCCCACCGGAGTGCAGGAGATTGACCGCCTCGACGGCGTCAACCTAGAGGCGCGCGTGATCGACTTCGTCGAGGAGCGCGTAACCGCGCTCGACCGCTAG
- a CDS encoding zinc-binding dehydrogenase, whose amino-acid sequence MKGKVAFIPTGHKIEFFEHEVPPPPPGGLIAEVTQTNVCGSEVHMWRGEFGGRHGIMPGHEMAGRIMALGDGVKTDWAGVPVKAGDRIAPVYYSVCNRCANCVVGNQAACVNKVFGVRHPSEPPHFTATFATHYIVRAAQNFYRVPDNVPDLIASSANCAMSQVYWGLDRGRLRYGESLVVLGAGGLGLHAMAIAKARGAYVIAIDGVDRRLDEAARFGADATIDLRKYPTSEARQKRIREILGATPDVVLEVAGVPEAFIDALELASVGGRVIEIGNISPQLTAPIAPWRVTFKSLEVIGVVMYPPHYLKKALDFLSAHIDRYPYREMCDATFPLSRAAEALDKSERREVTRAGLLPQQG is encoded by the coding sequence ATGAAGGGAAAGGTCGCCTTTATTCCCACCGGCCACAAGATTGAGTTTTTCGAGCACGAGGTTCCGCCGCCCCCGCCGGGCGGACTTATCGCCGAAGTCACTCAGACCAACGTATGCGGCTCCGAAGTCCATATGTGGCGGGGCGAATTTGGCGGCCGCCACGGGATCATGCCCGGGCACGAGATGGCCGGACGGATCATGGCGCTCGGCGATGGAGTGAAGACCGACTGGGCGGGCGTGCCGGTGAAGGCAGGCGATCGGATCGCGCCGGTCTATTACTCGGTGTGCAACCGATGCGCCAACTGCGTGGTCGGCAACCAGGCGGCCTGCGTCAACAAGGTCTTCGGCGTGCGTCATCCGAGCGAACCGCCGCATTTCACCGCGACCTTCGCCACCCATTACATCGTGCGCGCCGCGCAGAATTTCTACCGCGTGCCCGACAACGTCCCCGATCTCATCGCCTCGTCGGCCAACTGCGCGATGTCGCAGGTATACTGGGGACTCGACCGCGGCCGGCTGCGTTACGGCGAGAGCCTGGTGGTGCTCGGCGCGGGCGGGCTGGGACTGCATGCGATGGCGATTGCCAAGGCGCGCGGCGCCTACGTGATCGCAATCGATGGTGTTGACCGCCGCCTCGACGAGGCGGCCCGGTTCGGCGCTGACGCGACGATCGATTTGCGCAAGTACCCGACTTCGGAAGCGCGCCAGAAGCGTATCCGCGAGATCCTCGGCGCCACGCCCGACGTCGTGCTCGAAGTCGCGGGCGTTCCCGAGGCGTTCATCGATGCGCTTGAACTCGCCTCGGTCGGCGGCCGCGTGATCGAAATCGGCAACATCTCGCCGCAGCTCACGGCCCCAATCGCACCGTGGCGGGTGACCTTCAAGTCGCTCGAAGTAATCGGCGTCGTAATGTATCCGCCGCACTATCTCAAGAAGGCGCTCGACTTCCTCTCCGCGCACATCGACCGTTATCCGTACAGGGAGATGTGCGATGCGACCTTCCCGCTGTCCAGGGCGGCCGAGGCGCTGGACAAAAGCGAGCGGCGCGAGGTTACGCGCGCCGGACTGCTGCCGCAGCAGGGATAA
- a CDS encoding CoA transferase, producing MANGGLRHVLDGYKVLDFTQVLAGPTVTRLMAEMGAEIIKVELAPNGDFSRGFPYIRDGRSAYYIQQNRGKKSLCVDAKAPEGRAIIERLIPKVDVVVENFAPGVIKRMGFDYPAVRALNARIIMCSVSAFGQTGPLSSEPGYDYIAQAYAAVTHMIGDPNGPPAIPMLGLGDVSTGAHAMGAIVAALLHRERTGVGQYLDISILDAYFHCQEMNVQIFSASDGAINPKRSGVHHPQICPTGVFRSKDGYLIVMAFLDHQWAALCKVMGRPELADDPRFKTNALRLEHREEVVGVIEHWLASTPSDAAAMDALHQARIPVAPVLSIDQAVNHPHLRARQTVRRLSDPIFGEFDAPGFPLRFSAFPGFLPLEAPTLGQHNREILQRHLGYSAEKIAELERAGVLHSGPR from the coding sequence ATGGCGAACGGCGGCCTGCGCCACGTGCTCGACGGCTACAAGGTGCTCGACTTTACCCAGGTCCTGGCGGGGCCGACGGTGACCCGGCTGATGGCCGAAATGGGCGCCGAGATAATCAAGGTCGAACTGGCGCCCAATGGCGACTTCTCGCGCGGCTTCCCCTATATCCGCGACGGCCGGAGCGCCTATTACATCCAGCAGAACCGCGGTAAGAAAAGCCTGTGCGTGGACGCAAAAGCGCCCGAAGGCCGCGCGATAATCGAGCGGCTCATCCCCAAGGTTGACGTGGTGGTCGAGAACTTCGCGCCGGGCGTGATCAAGCGCATGGGCTTCGACTATCCGGCGGTGCGAGCGCTCAACGCGCGGATCATCATGTGCTCGGTGTCGGCTTTCGGCCAGACCGGGCCGCTCTCCTCCGAGCCGGGCTACGACTATATCGCGCAGGCCTACGCCGCGGTGACCCACATGATCGGCGATCCCAACGGGCCGCCGGCGATCCCGATGCTCGGGTTGGGTGATGTCTCCACCGGGGCGCATGCGATGGGCGCCATCGTCGCCGCCCTTCTCCATCGCGAGCGCACCGGCGTCGGCCAGTACCTCGACATTTCGATCCTCGACGCTTACTTCCACTGCCAGGAAATGAACGTGCAGATATTCAGCGCGAGCGACGGCGCGATTAACCCCAAACGCTCCGGCGTGCACCATCCGCAGATCTGCCCCACCGGCGTCTTCCGGAGCAAGGACGGCTACCTGATCGTAATGGCCTTCCTCGACCATCAGTGGGCCGCGCTATGCAAGGTGATGGGCCGGCCGGAGCTGGCCGACGATCCACGCTTCAAGACCAACGCACTGCGCCTGGAGCATCGCGAAGAAGTCGTCGGCGTGATCGAGCATTGGCTGGCGAGCACGCCGAGCGACGCCGCCGCGATGGACGCGCTGCATCAGGCGCGCATTCCAGTCGCCCCGGTGCTGTCGATCGATCAGGCCGTCAACCATCCCCACCTGCGGGCGCGCCAGACCGTGCGGCGCCTGAGCGATCCGATCTTCGGCGAGTTTGATGCGCCGGGTTTCCCGCTGCGGTTCTCGGCTTTCCCCGGGTTCCTGCCACTGGAGGCGCCGACGCTGGGCCAGCATAATCGCGAGATTCTCCAGCGCCATCTCGGCTACAGCGCCGAAAAGATCGCCGAACTGGAGCGCGCGGGCGTCCTGCACAGCGGCCCGCGTTGA
- a CDS encoding YebC/PmpR family DNA-binding transcriptional regulator — MSGHSKWSSIKHKKAARDAKRGKLFTKLIKEITIAARLGGGDLNSNPRLRAAVTAARAQSMPNDNIERAIKKGTGELGGGQLEEVVYEGYGPGGVAVIVDVLTDNRNRVVAELRFIFSRHGGNLGEAGCVAWMFKKRGVVTIDKGVVDEDRLMEVALEAGADDVTSDNDSFQVLTAPEKFAAVRDAIEKAGIPIASAEVSRHPDNTVRVSGHTAEQVLKLMEELEDHDEVQSVSSNFDISDEEMAQYSAA; from the coding sequence ATGTCAGGTCATTCCAAGTGGAGTTCGATCAAGCATAAGAAGGCCGCGCGCGACGCCAAGCGCGGCAAGCTCTTCACCAAGCTCATCAAGGAAATCACGATCGCAGCCCGCCTCGGCGGCGGCGACCTCAATTCCAACCCGCGCCTGCGTGCAGCGGTGACGGCGGCGCGCGCGCAATCGATGCCCAACGACAATATCGAGCGCGCGATCAAGAAGGGCACCGGCGAGCTGGGCGGCGGCCAGCTCGAAGAGGTCGTGTATGAAGGCTACGGCCCAGGCGGCGTGGCGGTGATCGTTGACGTGCTCACCGACAACCGCAACCGGGTGGTCGCCGAGCTGCGCTTCATCTTTTCGCGCCACGGCGGCAACCTCGGCGAGGCGGGATGCGTCGCGTGGATGTTCAAGAAGCGCGGCGTCGTCACCATCGACAAGGGCGTGGTCGACGAGGACCGCCTGATGGAGGTCGCGCTGGAGGCCGGCGCCGACGACGTCACCTCCGACAACGACAGCTTCCAGGTCCTGACCGCTCCCGAGAAGTTCGCCGCAGTGCGCGACGCGATCGAGAAGGCCGGCATCCCGATCGCGAGTGCCGAGGTGTCGCGCCATCCCGACAACACCGTGCGCGTCTCGGGCCATACCGCGGAACAGGTGCTCAAGCTGATGGAGGAGCTCGAGGACCACGACGAGGTCCAGAGCGTTTCCTCCAACTTCGATATCAGCGACGAGGAGATGGCGCAGTACTCGGCGGCCTAA
- the dnaG gene encoding DNA primase: MARYSDAKIEEVRNRADIVEVIGAQVRLRRAGRNFVGLCPFHSEKTPSFSVNAERGFFHCFGCGAGGSVFNFIMRTEGLSFPEAVESLARRYGVALPASGGEAGPGRSEREAALRANQVAADFFEHVLWKTPEGASARDYLVRRGLSVETARTFKLGFAPDRQANLAGALERRGLLKAAATVGLVRQDAGGARDLFRGRLMFPIRDTQGRAIAFGGRVLDQRLPKYINSPESPLYSKARSLYGLYEARAAIAKADRAIVVEGYLDAITVWQAGFEETVASLGTALTVDQLRLLGRHTRNVLACFDGDAAGRKASLRALEIFLAAGMLGRGIFLPAGFDPDTFVKERGAAAFGELVDSAGLLVDYYIAEQAARARGSLEARARAAQEVAGLLRQVQNAFEFDLLARRAADALGVSEELLRAQARRAGRGVSDAARPGRARAPASVESAGVFDGAAAAEVALLAVALLHPQLRGELAAHAEMFEDAALAATFAQVCASDEPPAALEAGVIQRLDEALRSRLSALAVGPLLDTFEQARMLAHDYAEALARRVRRRALEARRRAAQGAASAEEAAAAAQELIALRRGGG, translated from the coding sequence ATGGCGCGCTATTCCGACGCCAAGATCGAAGAGGTCCGCAACCGCGCCGATATCGTCGAGGTCATCGGAGCGCAGGTGCGGTTGCGCCGCGCGGGCCGCAACTTCGTCGGCCTCTGTCCTTTTCACAGCGAGAAGACGCCGTCGTTCTCGGTCAACGCCGAGCGCGGATTCTTCCACTGCTTCGGATGCGGTGCCGGCGGCAGCGTATTCAACTTCATCATGCGCACCGAGGGCTTGAGCTTCCCGGAGGCGGTCGAATCGCTCGCGCGGCGCTACGGCGTGGCGCTTCCCGCAAGCGGGGGCGAGGCGGGGCCAGGCAGGAGCGAGCGCGAGGCGGCGCTGCGCGCCAACCAGGTCGCCGCCGATTTCTTCGAGCATGTGTTGTGGAAGACGCCCGAGGGCGCGTCGGCGCGCGACTACCTGGTGCGCCGCGGTCTCAGCGTCGAGACCGCGCGGACCTTCAAGCTCGGCTTCGCCCCCGACCGCCAGGCCAATCTGGCGGGCGCGCTGGAGCGGCGCGGGTTGCTCAAGGCGGCGGCGACGGTCGGCCTGGTCCGCCAGGACGCCGGCGGCGCACGCGACCTGTTTCGTGGGCGGCTGATGTTTCCGATCCGCGACACGCAGGGACGCGCGATCGCGTTTGGCGGACGAGTGCTCGACCAGCGCCTGCCCAAGTACATCAACTCGCCCGAATCGCCGCTCTACTCCAAGGCGCGCAGTCTGTACGGGCTTTACGAAGCGCGCGCGGCGATCGCCAAGGCTGACCGCGCGATCGTGGTCGAAGGCTATCTCGACGCGATCACGGTATGGCAGGCTGGGTTCGAGGAAACGGTCGCGAGCCTCGGCACGGCGCTCACGGTCGACCAGCTACGGCTGCTCGGGCGCCATACGCGCAACGTTCTTGCCTGCTTCGACGGCGACGCGGCGGGACGCAAGGCGTCGCTGCGCGCACTGGAGATATTTCTCGCGGCGGGGATGCTCGGGCGCGGCATCTTCCTCCCAGCCGGCTTTGATCCAGACACGTTCGTCAAGGAGCGCGGTGCGGCGGCGTTCGGCGAATTGGTCGATTCGGCCGGGCTGCTGGTCGACTACTATATCGCCGAGCAGGCGGCGCGGGCGCGCGGCTCGCTGGAAGCGCGTGCGCGTGCGGCGCAGGAGGTCGCTGGACTTTTGCGCCAGGTGCAGAACGCCTTCGAGTTTGATCTGCTCGCGCGCAGGGCGGCCGACGCGCTGGGCGTGAGCGAGGAGCTGCTGCGCGCGCAGGCTCGGCGCGCGGGGCGCGGGGTATCCGACGCGGCGCGCCCCGGACGCGCCAGGGCCCCCGCAAGCGTCGAGAGCGCCGGTGTTTTCGACGGCGCGGCGGCTGCGGAGGTCGCCCTGCTCGCGGTCGCGTTGCTCCATCCGCAGCTTCGTGGCGAGCTCGCCGCGCACGCCGAAATGTTCGAGGACGCCGCGCTAGCGGCGACGTTCGCCCAAGTGTGCGCCAGCGACGAACCGCCAGCGGCGCTGGAAGCCGGCGTCATCCAGCGTCTGGACGAAGCGCTACGCTCAAGGCTAAGCGCGCTCGCCGTCGGCCCGCTGCTCGATACCTTCGAGCAGGCGCGGATGCTGGCGCACGACTACGCCGAGGCGCTGGCGCGGCGCGTCCGCCGGCGCGCGCTGGAAGCGCGGCGGCGGGCGGCGCAGGGCGCGGCGAGCGCCGAGGAGGCGGCGGCCGCGGCGCAGGAGCTGATCGCCCTGCGCCGCGGCGGCGGTTGA
- a CDS encoding glycerophosphodiester phosphodiesterase family protein, producing MLTIAHRGASGDYPENTLRAFLAALEAGADMCEFDVRMSRDGEVVVIHDATVRRTTGGRGEVAAMELAALKRLDAGARFGARFRGERIPTLDEVAVALGGRCGMNIELKASGLERAVCEIVRRHDAIGSTVVSSFEWNQLRLVAEAEPRIRIALLASGDRLAMIEAAAAMRAYAVAPRFDLVRPELCAEAHRRGLRVLTWTVDRRRAMRRLIAAGVDGIMTNYPERLRRVLGT from the coding sequence ATGCTGACCATCGCCCATCGCGGGGCCAGCGGCGACTACCCGGAAAACACGCTTAGGGCATTCCTGGCCGCACTCGAGGCCGGCGCCGACATGTGCGAGTTCGACGTCCGGATGAGCCGCGACGGCGAGGTGGTCGTAATCCACGACGCCACGGTGCGTCGCACGACCGGCGGCCGCGGCGAGGTTGCGGCGATGGAGCTTGCGGCGCTGAAACGATTGGACGCGGGCGCCCGCTTTGGCGCGCGCTTTCGCGGCGAGCGGATCCCGACGCTCGACGAGGTGGCGGTGGCGCTTGGCGGTCGATGCGGGATGAATATTGAGCTCAAGGCAAGCGGGCTCGAACGCGCGGTATGCGAGATCGTGCGCCGGCACGACGCGATCGGCAGCACGGTGGTATCCAGCTTCGAGTGGAATCAGCTCAGGCTCGTTGCCGAGGCAGAGCCGCGGATCCGTATCGCACTACTTGCGAGCGGCGACCGGCTTGCGATGATTGAAGCGGCGGCCGCGATGCGCGCGTACGCGGTCGCGCCGCGCTTCGACCTGGTGCGGCCGGAGCTCTGCGCCGAGGCGCATCGGCGCGGCCTTCGGGTCCTGACCTGGACGGTGGACCGGCGGCGCGCGATGCGGCGGCTTATCGCGGCCGGCGTGGATGGCATAATGACGAACTATCCAGAGCGCTTGCGCCGAGTGCTGGGAACCTGA
- a CDS encoding RsmE family RNA methyltransferase: protein MKRPPRFAVSSGAIDGAFARVEGAELHHMRDVMRLEPGAEVALFDERGVEYAGRIREFEARQAVIEVAAAPPRPAKALAGLILAAAIIKGPRMDFMVEKAAELGAAELWPIVCARGVARGAGAERLARWRRLATAAAKQSPAPRALEVRAPLGIEDLIRCAGGGRLCVLLRAGARPLGALVRATRPRSLLLLCGPEGDFTDGELAAARAAGFVEAGLGPRRLRSETAALAALSIAADALWETGGEG from the coding sequence ATGAAACGGCCCCCGCGCTTCGCGGTCTCGTCCGGGGCGATTGACGGCGCATTCGCCCGCGTTGAGGGTGCCGAGCTTCATCACATGCGCGACGTGATGCGGCTTGAGCCGGGCGCCGAGGTCGCGCTATTCGACGAGCGCGGCGTCGAGTATGCGGGACGGATTCGAGAATTTGAGGCGCGGCAGGCAGTTATCGAGGTCGCCGCGGCGCCGCCGCGCCCCGCCAAGGCGCTGGCGGGCCTGATCCTCGCGGCCGCAATAATCAAGGGTCCGCGCATGGATTTTATGGTCGAGAAGGCGGCCGAACTCGGCGCCGCCGAGCTGTGGCCGATAGTGTGCGCACGCGGCGTCGCGCGCGGGGCGGGTGCCGAGCGGCTTGCGCGATGGCGCCGGCTGGCGACTGCAGCGGCCAAACAGAGCCCGGCGCCGCGCGCGCTCGAGGTTCGCGCCCCGCTCGGGATCGAAGACTTGATCCGGTGCGCCGGCGGGGGCAGGCTCTGTGTGCTCCTGCGCGCTGGCGCGCGCCCGCTCGGCGCGCTGGTGCGCGCGACGCGGCCGCGCTCGCTGCTGCTTTTATGCGGTCCGGAGGGCGACTTCACCGACGGCGAGCTTGCGGCGGCGCGCGCCGCGGGCTTCGTCGAGGCGGGGCTCGGGCCGCGCCGGTTGCGCAGCGAAACGGCGGCGCTGGCCGCGCTCAGTATCGCGGCCGACGCGCTTTGGGAAACTGGCGGAGAAGGCTGA